The genome window CAAGTCAGAAACGGAATACGCGTCCGTCTCGAGTCATTCGAAGTCTCAAGACTCTCGCGTATCTACGAGCCCGGCAATTTCAACCTTCCTGGAATCAGAGATAAAAATTCATGTTTTTCATGAATAGCTAGTTACTTGAGTTTATCGCGTAAGGTAGTTCTTGAAATGTTCAGGATCTTTGCAGCCTGGGTTTTGTTGTTTGAGGCCGCCGCAAGCACTTGCATGATATATTTCCTTTCCATCTGTTCAAGGGTCAGGAGTTCTTCGGGGTCTAAATCAATATACGTATCGTCTTTGGCAATTAAATGATCCAAGATAAGCCAGTCCTTGTTGCAGAATATAACCTCCCGCTCAATAAGGTTTTTCAGTTCCCGGACATTTCCCGGCCACGATTGCGAAAGAAGCGCTTTTTCAGCTTCCGGCGCCATCCCTTTTATCTTCTTTTTCATTTCACCTGCAAACTTGCGGATGAAATAATCAGCCAGAAGAAGAATATCCTTATCGCGTACCCGTAGAGGCGGAAGCTTGACAGGGATTACATTCAAACGGTAGAAAAGGTCTTCCCGGAATTTCCCCTGTTTTACCTCCTTTTCAATATTAATATTGGTTGCAGCTATAACCCGGACCGCAACATGTATATCCTTGACGCCGCCGACCCGCCTGAAGGTAGACTCTTCAATGAGGCGAAGCAGCACAGGCTGAAGTGCAAGAGGAAGATTTCCTATTTCATCGAGAAACAGGGTGCCGCCGTCGGCCGTTTCAACAAGGCCGCGTTTATCTTTTCCGGCATCGGTAAATGCCCCCTTTTCATGGCCGAAAAGTTCCGACTCGATAACATTTGCCGATAATGTCCCGCAATCGACTTTGACAAAAACTCCTCGCCGGTCCCCTGACAAAGAATGAATCGCCCGGGCAACCAGCTCTTTGCCTGTGCCGGTTTCGCCGCTGATCAGCACCGGAGCGCCCACCCTTGCTGCGGTCTTGATCTCCTGTTTAAGTTTTTTGATTGGCTTACTTACACCTAAAATATTTTCAATTCCGGATTCACGGCATTCAAGGTTTGTAAGTTTTATGGCTTTACGACCCTGCATGATCCGGTGCAGATTATGCTTGAACTCGATGAGCTCAAAAGGTTTGAGCATATAGTCTATGGCGCCGGCCTTAAGGGACTGGAGTGCGGAATTGGCATCGTTCATACCGGTAAGCATGACGATATCGGTATCAGGAGAAATTTCATGAATGCTGCTGATCAGGGTAATGCCGTCAATATCCGGAAGGCCGATATCCAGAAAAACAAGGTCAATTATCTGGTTGCTGAGAATTTCAAGGGCCCGGGTCCCGGAATTGCCGGCAAAGACCGAAAAGCCCTCCTTGCGGACGATATTCTCAAGGGTGAAACACAAGTCCTCGGAATCCTCAACTATCAGGATTTTTCCCATTTTTTCCCCGCCTCAAAAAACATGATGAATGTTGTGCCGCTTGTCTGGGTGCAATCAATGTAAATCAACGCATTATTCGTTTTGAGAATCCGATAAACAATGGAAAGCCCCAGTCCGGAGCCATCGTGCTTGGTTGTAAAAAAAGGCTCGAATGCCTTTTCAGCCACTTCAACAGTCATTCCCGGGCCGTTGTCGCTGAAATAGACCACAACATAATCAATTCCTTCCTTTAAACCCGGATACACCAGGCAGTAATTCTCCTTGTCATGAACTTCAAGCCGGTTTGCGCGGATGCTTATTCTGCCGTCAACCGACACCGCGTCAATTGAATTGAGCATCAGATTGAGAAATACCTGCTGCAGCTGGTTCGGGTCGACAAGGATATCCGGCAGGCTCTCTCCATATTCCTCTGATAAAGAAATATTTTTCTTATGGAGCTTGAGCTTGATCAATGGTTTTGTTTCGCTGACAATATCAAAGAGTGACGTTTCAACCTTTTTGGCGCTGCCGGGTTTTGCATAGGTGAAAAACTCGGTGAGCAGTTCATTCAGCCTATCGACCTGCTTGATGATTCTTTTGATATACTCGCGGTTCTCATCATCTGCGGC of Pseudomonadota bacterium contains these proteins:
- a CDS encoding sigma-54 dependent transcriptional regulator, which codes for MGKILIVEDSEDLCFTLENIVRKEGFSVFAGNSGTRALEILSNQIIDLVFLDIGLPDIDGITLISSIHEISPDTDIVMLTGMNDANSALQSLKAGAIDYMLKPFELIEFKHNLHRIMQGRKAIKLTNLECRESGIENILGVSKPIKKLKQEIKTAARVGAPVLISGETGTGKELVARAIHSLSGDRRGVFVKVDCGTLSANVIESELFGHEKGAFTDAGKDKRGLVETADGGTLFLDEIGNLPLALQPVLLRLIEESTFRRVGGVKDIHVAVRVIAATNINIEKEVKQGKFREDLFYRLNVIPVKLPPLRVRDKDILLLADYFIRKFAGEMKKKIKGMAPEAEKALLSQSWPGNVRELKNLIEREVIFCNKDWLILDHLIAKDDTYIDLDPEELLTLEQMERKYIMQVLAAASNNKTQAAKILNISRTTLRDKLK